In the genome of Cupriavidus taiwanensis, one region contains:
- a CDS encoding polysaccharide biosynthesis/export family protein, translating to MLRRILAIAVAAASLAGAHGAHAQGGMRLPQSPAVGQMEYAALAAQGATTPSGAVVGNPGAIGGIATIPALADTPLPDSAPQNNDYTANMASDAFGAQLFTGAFSRDSASVFNPSHVISVGDRIQLRIWNGYNVDTVLTVDAGGNIVLPEIGPFRVQGITNGNLQTAVGNALRRVFASKVSIYASLLAAQPVRVYVTGAVRRPGMYDGTSSDSVLRYLDQAGGIDPDRGSFLDVAIKRGNQTLEVVNLYDFLLKGDLTSRQLNNGDVIFVQSRKKTVKVSGLAENAKRFEFLGEQARLDQIVRLAKPLPEATNVRVVRNTGTVRNVEYFPISQGNQIDLRNGDEIEFTADKRPGTITVRVEGEHTGPQEYVLPYGSRMGQLLSQVHFTHESDSESIQLFRQSVKARQKTLLGTTLKSLESSVLTARSGTAEEAQLRKEEAALVLQWVERAKKIEPSGQTLIAKSTTRNDLLLENGDIFRVPVKDGLVLVSGEVLFPNAVAYDKSLDLDDFIQQAGGFSQNADTSRIIIAHRDGSFSDGKKDDAVKAGDEIMVLPKVDFKTRQFAKDVFQVLYQIAISAKVVLGL from the coding sequence ATGCTTCGAAGAATCCTTGCTATCGCGGTCGCGGCGGCCAGCCTGGCCGGCGCCCACGGCGCGCATGCCCAGGGCGGCATGCGCCTGCCGCAGTCGCCGGCCGTCGGCCAGATGGAATACGCCGCGCTGGCTGCGCAGGGCGCTACCACGCCCAGTGGTGCAGTGGTCGGCAATCCCGGCGCGATCGGCGGCATTGCCACCATCCCGGCACTTGCCGACACGCCGCTGCCAGACAGCGCGCCGCAGAACAACGACTACACCGCCAACATGGCCAGCGACGCCTTTGGCGCGCAGCTGTTCACCGGCGCCTTCAGCCGCGACAGCGCTTCCGTCTTCAATCCCAGCCATGTCATCTCCGTCGGTGACCGGATCCAGCTGCGCATCTGGAACGGATACAACGTCGATACCGTGCTGACCGTTGACGCCGGCGGCAACATTGTTTTGCCGGAAATCGGCCCGTTCCGCGTGCAGGGCATCACCAACGGCAATCTGCAGACCGCCGTCGGCAACGCACTGCGACGCGTGTTCGCCAGCAAGGTGTCGATCTACGCCAGCCTGCTGGCCGCGCAGCCGGTGCGCGTCTACGTTACTGGCGCGGTGCGCCGCCCCGGCATGTACGACGGCACCTCCAGCGACAGCGTGCTGCGCTACCTCGACCAGGCCGGCGGCATCGACCCCGACCGCGGCTCCTTCCTGGACGTCGCGATCAAGCGCGGCAACCAGACGCTGGAAGTCGTCAATCTCTATGACTTCCTGCTCAAGGGCGACCTTACCTCGCGGCAGTTGAACAACGGCGACGTCATCTTCGTCCAGTCGCGCAAGAAGACCGTCAAGGTCAGCGGCCTGGCCGAAAACGCCAAGCGCTTCGAATTCCTCGGTGAACAGGCAAGGCTTGACCAGATCGTGCGCCTGGCCAAACCGCTGCCCGAAGCCACCAACGTCCGCGTGGTGCGCAATACCGGCACCGTGCGCAATGTCGAGTACTTCCCGATCTCGCAGGGCAACCAGATCGACCTGCGCAACGGCGACGAGATCGAATTCACGGCCGACAAGCGGCCCGGCACCATCACGGTCCGCGTCGAAGGCGAGCACACCGGCCCGCAGGAATACGTGCTGCCGTATGGCAGCCGCATGGGTCAGCTGCTCAGCCAGGTGCATTTCACACACGAGTCTGACAGCGAAAGCATCCAGCTCTTCCGGCAGAGCGTGAAGGCGCGCCAGAAGACGCTGCTGGGCACCACGCTCAAGAGCCTGGAATCGAGCGTGTTGACGGCACGTTCCGGTACGGCCGAGGAAGCCCAGTTGCGCAAGGAAGAAGCCGCGCTCGTACTGCAGTGGGTAGAACGCGCCAAGAAGATCGAGCCCTCGGGGCAGACGCTGATTGCGAAATCGACCACCCGCAATGACTTGCTGCTGGAGAACGGCGACATCTTCCGTGTGCCGGTCAAGGACGGGTTGGTGCTGGTCAGCGGGGAAGTGCTGTTCCCCAATGCCGTTGCCTATGACAAGAGTCTGGATCTGGATGACTTTATCCAGCAGGCCGGCGGTTTCTCGCAGAACGCGGATACGTCGCGAATAATCATTGCGCATCGGGATGGGAGCTTCTCGGATGGCAAGAAGGATGATGCGGTGAAGGCAGGCGACGAGATTATGGTGCTGCCGAAGGTTGATTTCAAGACGCGGCAGTTTGCCAAGGATGTGTTCCAGGTTCTTTATCAGATTGCGATTAGTGCGAAGGTTGTGCTGGGGCTATAA
- a CDS encoding ABC transporter permease: MSVWQALFLREASARLAGTRAAWIWILLEPATHIIFLMVVFGVLRHQVRQDANIEMFILVGVWGFFLVRNIAQRGMEAINANQALFSYRQVQPVDTVLVRATVEAFLYVIVGAVLLAALALLDIDVRPADPLLVMWSAFLLWAFGLGLGLMFSVIGTLLPGLGKLIRIVFTPLYFLSAVMYSVSSMPRAMREVVLVNPITHGLEAMRSGWFAAYHGEAHISLGYLAFCALAAVFLGLAMHMRYATRLTAQ, from the coding sequence ATGTCCGTATGGCAGGCACTGTTTCTCCGCGAGGCCAGTGCCCGTCTGGCGGGAACGCGCGCCGCGTGGATCTGGATCCTGCTTGAGCCAGCGACACACATCATCTTCCTGATGGTGGTATTCGGTGTCCTCAGGCACCAGGTCCGGCAGGACGCGAACATCGAAATGTTCATCCTTGTCGGAGTGTGGGGCTTCTTCCTGGTGCGGAATATTGCGCAACGAGGCATGGAAGCCATCAACGCCAACCAGGCCTTGTTCTCGTACCGCCAGGTACAGCCGGTCGACACGGTGCTGGTACGCGCCACGGTCGAGGCCTTCCTGTATGTCATTGTCGGCGCCGTGCTGCTGGCCGCCCTGGCGCTGCTCGACATCGACGTGCGGCCCGCCGATCCGCTGCTCGTCATGTGGTCGGCTTTCCTGCTGTGGGCGTTCGGGCTGGGCCTGGGCCTGATGTTCTCCGTCATCGGCACGCTGTTGCCGGGCCTGGGCAAGCTCATACGCATCGTCTTCACGCCGCTCTACTTTCTTTCCGCAGTCATGTATTCGGTCTCGAGCATGCCGCGGGCGATGCGCGAGGTGGTGCTGGTCAACCCGATCACGCATGGCCTGGAAGCGATGCGCAGCGGCTGGTTTGCCGCCTATCACGGCGAAGCGCATATCAGCCTGGGCTATCTGGCTTTCTGCGCGCTGGCCGCGGTGTTCCTTGGCCTGGCCATGCATATGCGGTACGCAACCCGGCTGACCGCGCAATGA
- a CDS encoding MBL fold metallo-hydrolase: MTAQSPDIALAAAPISLEKPELDYPCGDAPEPGRAREVAPGVLWLRMPMPLGLNHINLWAIRDGSGWAAVDAGLQTPETAQAWRALFAEGGALDGGLTRLFVTHMHPDHIGMAGWLTGKFDCQLWMTRLEYLMCRVLAADTGRAAPDDAIAFYRKAGWDDEAIEVYRTRFGGFGKYVHALPESFRRLSDGDTVRIGAHDWQVIVGTGHSPEHACLYCPALKLLVSGDQVLPRISSNVSVFPTEPDADPMADWLASLDKVRAAVPDDVLVLPAHNEPFRGLHARIDYLRASQVQALDRLRGALAEPRRAVDVFGELFSRPITGSGGLLGMATGESVAHLNYLLARGEAVREVGADGCYWYRMR; the protein is encoded by the coding sequence ATGACCGCCCAATCCCCCGACATCGCGCTCGCAGCTGCCCCCATCTCCCTCGAAAAGCCCGAACTCGACTACCCCTGCGGTGACGCCCCCGAACCCGGCCGTGCGCGCGAAGTCGCCCCCGGCGTACTGTGGCTGCGCATGCCGATGCCGCTCGGCCTGAACCATATCAACCTGTGGGCGATCCGCGACGGCAGCGGCTGGGCAGCGGTCGATGCCGGCCTGCAGACCCCGGAAACCGCTCAGGCCTGGCGCGCGCTGTTCGCCGAAGGCGGCGCGCTGGACGGCGGGTTGACCCGCCTGTTCGTCACCCATATGCATCCCGACCACATTGGCATGGCCGGCTGGCTGACCGGCAAGTTCGACTGCCAGCTGTGGATGACGCGGCTCGAATACCTGATGTGCCGCGTGCTCGCCGCCGATACCGGCCGCGCCGCGCCTGACGACGCCATCGCGTTCTATCGCAAGGCCGGCTGGGACGACGAGGCGATCGAGGTGTACCGCACCCGCTTCGGCGGCTTCGGCAAATACGTGCACGCCTTGCCGGAAAGCTTCCGCCGGCTGTCCGACGGCGATACCGTCCGCATCGGCGCACACGACTGGCAGGTCATCGTCGGCACCGGCCATTCCCCCGAACATGCCTGCCTGTACTGCCCGGCGCTGAAACTGCTGGTATCGGGCGACCAGGTGCTGCCGCGCATCTCGTCCAACGTATCCGTGTTCCCCACCGAACCCGACGCCGACCCGATGGCCGACTGGCTAGCCTCGCTCGACAAAGTCCGCGCCGCCGTGCCGGACGACGTGCTGGTGCTGCCCGCGCACAACGAACCCTTCCGCGGCCTGCATGCGCGGATCGACTATCTGCGCGCCAGCCAGGTGCAGGCGCTGGACCGGCTGCGGGGGGCCCTGGCTGAACCCCGGCGGGCGGTGGATGTGTTTGGGGAATTGTTCTCTCGGCCGATTACGGGGAGTGGCGGGCTGCTGGGGATGGCGACGGGGGAGAGTGTTGCGCATTTGAACTACTTGCTGGCGCGGGGGGAGGCGGTGCGGGAGGTTGGGGCGGATGGTTGCTATTGGTACCGGATGCGGTGA
- a CDS encoding ABC transporter ATP-binding protein, producing the protein MIEITDVHKRYRTTHGSKWVLQGVTLRIPQKSRVALIGANGAGKSTLLRLVGGIDQPNRGSIVRNCRVSWPLGLSGGFQGSLSGRQNTKFVCRIHGIHGALAEKLEFVREFSELHDAFEDPVKTYSSGMRSRLAFAMSLAFDFDTYLVDELTAVGDAAFKRKSQKAFEDLAGRAGLVMVSHSESTLKNFCQSAVWLHQGQAHWFDSVEDALHAYRDSIPA; encoded by the coding sequence ATGATCGAGATCACCGATGTCCACAAACGCTACCGCACCACCCACGGCTCGAAGTGGGTGCTGCAGGGCGTGACGCTCCGGATTCCGCAGAAGAGCCGGGTGGCGCTGATCGGCGCGAACGGCGCGGGCAAGTCGACCCTGCTGCGGCTGGTGGGCGGCATCGACCAGCCCAACCGTGGCAGCATCGTCCGCAACTGCCGCGTGTCGTGGCCTCTGGGCCTGAGCGGCGGATTCCAGGGCTCGCTGAGCGGTCGCCAGAACACCAAGTTTGTCTGCCGCATCCACGGCATCCACGGCGCGCTGGCCGAGAAGCTCGAATTTGTGCGCGAGTTCTCGGAGTTGCACGACGCCTTCGAGGATCCGGTCAAGACCTATTCGTCGGGCATGCGCTCGCGGCTGGCATTCGCCATGTCGCTCGCCTTCGATTTCGATACTTACCTGGTGGATGAACTGACGGCCGTCGGCGACGCAGCGTTCAAGCGCAAGTCGCAGAAAGCCTTCGAAGACCTGGCAGGCCGTGCAGGCCTGGTGATGGTCTCGCATAGCGAATCCACCCTCAAAAATTTCTGCCAGTCGGCAGTCTGGCTGCATCAGGGCCAGGCGCACTGGTTCGATTCCGTTGAAGACGCCCTGCACGCGTACAGGGACAGCATTCCAGCATGA
- the hpaI gene encoding 4-hydroxy-2-oxoheptanedioate aldolase: MPANNPFKTALAARQAQIGLWLSMATPYLAEVSATAGFDWLLIDGEHAPNDLRSTLHALQAVAAYPVQPVVRAVAGEVPLIKQLLDIGARSLLVPMVDTAEQARALVSATRYPPNGIRGVGSAIARASQWSARTDYLDVADDEICLLVQAETVTALQNLEAICAVDGVDGVFIGPADLAASMGHRGRPGHPDVQAAIEGAMRTIIASGKAAGTLTSDPVLARRYLDLGCTFVATGVDVMLYANAARKLAASFREPLADAAASKPSAAY, translated from the coding sequence ATGCCCGCAAACAATCCTTTCAAGACCGCACTGGCCGCGCGTCAGGCGCAGATCGGCCTGTGGCTGTCGATGGCGACGCCGTACCTGGCCGAAGTCTCGGCCACCGCCGGCTTTGACTGGCTGCTGATCGACGGCGAGCACGCGCCCAACGACCTGCGCTCGACGCTGCACGCGCTGCAGGCCGTGGCGGCGTATCCGGTCCAGCCCGTGGTGCGCGCCGTGGCCGGCGAAGTGCCGCTGATCAAGCAGCTGCTCGATATCGGCGCGCGCAGCCTGCTGGTGCCGATGGTGGATACCGCGGAGCAGGCGCGCGCGCTGGTCAGTGCCACGCGCTACCCGCCCAATGGCATCCGCGGCGTGGGCAGCGCCATTGCGCGCGCATCGCAGTGGAGCGCGCGCACCGACTACCTCGATGTGGCCGACGACGAAATCTGCCTGCTGGTGCAGGCCGAAACCGTCACCGCGCTGCAGAACCTGGAAGCGATCTGCGCGGTGGACGGCGTCGACGGCGTCTTCATCGGGCCGGCCGACCTGGCTGCCTCGATGGGCCACCGCGGCCGCCCCGGCCATCCCGACGTGCAGGCCGCCATCGAAGGCGCAATGCGCACCATCATCGCCAGCGGCAAGGCCGCCGGTACGCTGACGTCAGACCCGGTGCTCGCGCGCCGCTACCTCGACCTGGGCTGCACCTTCGTGGCCACGGGCGTGGACGTGATGTTGTACGCCAATGCCGCGCGCAAGCTTGCCGCTTCGTTCCGCGAGCCGCTGGCAGACGCTGCCGCCAGCAAGCCTTCCGCCGCGTACTGA
- a CDS encoding chain-length determining protein: MMKTITSGAAGQIGRLTRVNTLNRIWQVAVAACLLAVVYWSVIASDLYVSEARVVVERSDGVGASAADFTSLLVGNTAPQDLLLLREYLLSADMLKKLDAKLGLRKHYADSGRDPLSRLWFEDASLERFHDYYLKRVSVEYDDFARVLVIRVQGYTSEMAHAIAQELVADGERFMNEMTHRIASEQVVYIEKQVHDQGERLKAARQALVAYQNANGLVSPRGEVESLSTVVANAEATLAELHVKRNSLKDVFTSQSPAIQQIDAQIAAVERQMAEQRGRMVSTKGRGLNRVVEEHDRLQAAAEFAFDIYKTAINALEKARIEATRKLKNVAVVQSPTWPEYPLQPRRIYNIVVFVLMTLMLAGVVQLLSAIIRDHRD; the protein is encoded by the coding sequence ATGATGAAGACGATTACGTCGGGCGCCGCAGGGCAAATCGGGCGACTGACACGAGTGAATACCCTGAACCGGATCTGGCAAGTGGCCGTGGCCGCGTGCCTGCTTGCCGTTGTGTACTGGAGCGTGATCGCGTCCGACCTGTATGTGTCCGAAGCCCGCGTGGTGGTGGAGCGCAGCGACGGTGTGGGTGCCAGCGCGGCTGATTTCACGTCGTTGCTGGTCGGCAATACCGCTCCACAGGACTTGCTATTGCTGCGCGAGTACCTGCTGTCGGCCGACATGCTCAAGAAGCTGGACGCCAAGCTCGGGCTGCGCAAGCACTACGCCGACAGCGGCCGGGATCCGCTGTCGCGCTTGTGGTTCGAGGATGCTTCGCTGGAGCGTTTTCATGATTACTACCTGAAACGCGTCAGCGTCGAATACGATGACTTCGCGCGCGTCCTCGTGATCCGGGTGCAGGGCTACACCTCCGAGATGGCGCATGCCATCGCGCAGGAGCTGGTCGCCGACGGCGAACGCTTCATGAACGAGATGACGCATCGCATCGCCAGCGAGCAGGTGGTCTATATCGAGAAACAGGTACACGACCAGGGTGAGCGGCTGAAGGCAGCCCGCCAGGCGCTGGTGGCCTACCAGAACGCCAACGGCCTGGTGTCGCCGCGCGGCGAGGTGGAAAGCCTGTCCACCGTGGTCGCCAACGCCGAGGCCACCCTCGCCGAACTGCACGTCAAGCGCAACTCGCTCAAGGACGTCTTCACGTCGCAGTCGCCGGCAATCCAGCAGATCGACGCGCAGATCGCCGCGGTCGAGCGCCAGATGGCGGAGCAGCGCGGCCGCATGGTCTCGACCAAGGGCCGCGGCCTGAACCGCGTGGTGGAAGAACACGACCGCCTGCAGGCCGCCGCCGAGTTTGCCTTCGACATCTACAAGACCGCGATCAACGCACTGGAGAAGGCGCGCATCGAGGCCACGCGCAAGCTCAAGAACGTAGCGGTAGTGCAAAGCCCGACCTGGCCGGAGTACCCGCTCCAGCCCCGGCGAATCTACAACATCGTGGTGTTCGTCCTGATGACGCTGATGCTGGCAGGCGTCGTGCAACTGCTCAGCGCCATTATCCGCGACCACCGAGACTAA
- a CDS encoding FAD-binding oxidoreductase — MTAELPTPDTTLRAMQAIVGANACRSGEADTQAYVTDYRGIYRGQAQVVVLPASTEEVSRVLQWCHAQRVPVVPQGGNTSLMGGAVPDDSGTAVVVNLSRMNRVLGIDPVNDTMTVQAGVTLSAARSAAEAEQRLFPLRIGSEGSCHIGGNLSTNAGGTAVLRYGNMRDLVLGLEVVLPDGRIYSSLRGLRKDNTGYDLKQLFVGAEGTLGIITGAVLKLMPQPRSSAVAFVAVPDPAAAVALLGEAKRLSGQAVTAFELVSRPALDLVLEYLGNVASPLQGGHDWMVLVELTSGSDAESLNATLMEILESGFSQALVLDAAVAASLSDAQTFWRIREEISDAQTRTGGSIKCDVSVPLSRIAAFVEEASARVRELVPDARMVIYGHMGDGNVHFNPLRPKNQLARDFLAQWYEPVSALVDGMAHAENGSISAEHGIGVAKRDDLMRYKSQVELELMWQVKQALDPLNLLNPGKVLPAPGR; from the coding sequence ATGACCGCCGAGCTACCGACCCCAGACACCACCTTGCGCGCGATGCAGGCCATTGTCGGCGCCAACGCCTGCCGCAGCGGCGAGGCCGATACGCAAGCCTACGTCACCGACTATCGCGGCATCTATCGCGGCCAGGCCCAGGTGGTGGTGCTGCCGGCTTCGACGGAGGAAGTCAGTCGCGTGCTGCAGTGGTGCCATGCGCAGCGCGTGCCGGTGGTGCCGCAGGGCGGCAATACCTCATTGATGGGCGGCGCCGTGCCGGATGACAGCGGCACCGCCGTGGTCGTCAACCTGAGCCGCATGAACCGTGTGCTGGGCATCGACCCGGTCAACGACACCATGACCGTGCAGGCCGGCGTCACGCTGAGCGCGGCCCGCAGCGCCGCGGAAGCGGAGCAGCGCCTGTTTCCGCTGCGTATCGGCTCGGAAGGGTCGTGCCACATCGGCGGTAACCTGTCGACCAATGCCGGCGGCACCGCGGTGCTGCGCTACGGCAATATGCGCGACCTGGTGCTGGGCCTCGAGGTGGTGCTGCCCGATGGCCGCATCTATTCGTCGCTGCGCGGCCTGCGCAAGGACAACACCGGCTACGACCTGAAGCAGCTGTTCGTCGGCGCGGAAGGCACGCTCGGCATCATTACCGGCGCCGTGCTCAAGCTGATGCCGCAGCCGCGCAGCAGCGCCGTCGCCTTCGTCGCGGTGCCGGATCCCGCCGCTGCCGTCGCCTTGCTCGGTGAAGCCAAGCGCCTGTCCGGCCAGGCCGTGACCGCGTTCGAACTGGTCTCCCGCCCGGCGCTGGACCTGGTGCTGGAATACCTCGGCAACGTCGCCTCGCCGCTGCAGGGCGGGCACGACTGGATGGTGCTGGTCGAGCTGACCTCAGGCAGCGACGCCGAAAGCCTCAACGCCACGCTGATGGAGATCCTCGAATCGGGCTTCAGCCAGGCCCTGGTGCTGGACGCCGCCGTGGCCGCCAGCCTGTCCGACGCGCAGACCTTCTGGCGCATCCGGGAAGAGATCTCCGACGCCCAGACCCGCACCGGCGGCAGCATCAAGTGCGATGTCTCGGTGCCGCTGTCGCGCATCGCCGCGTTCGTGGAAGAGGCGTCGGCACGGGTGCGGGAACTGGTGCCCGATGCGCGCATGGTGATCTACGGCCATATGGGCGACGGCAACGTCCACTTCAACCCGCTGCGGCCCAAGAACCAGCTCGCGCGGGACTTCCTGGCGCAATGGTATGAACCGGTCTCCGCGCTGGTTGACGGCATGGCCCACGCGGAAAACGGCTCGATCTCCGCCGAGCATGGCATCGGCGTGGCCAAGCGCGACGACCTGATGCGCTACAAGTCGCAGGTGGAACTGGAACTGATGTGGCAGGTGAAGCAGGCGCTGGATCCGCTGAACCTGCTCAATCCGGGCAAGGTGCTGCCGGCCCCGGGGCGCTAG